A stretch of the Dioscorea cayenensis subsp. rotundata cultivar TDr96_F1 chromosome 4, TDr96_F1_v2_PseudoChromosome.rev07_lg8_w22 25.fasta, whole genome shotgun sequence genome encodes the following:
- the LOC120258693 gene encoding uncharacterized protein LOC120258693, with the protein MEEMPQKPGTKLEVFDMWGIDFMGPFPILRVINSFWWQLTMSSNVMESLIRLQLHITHKQEIKLKCQNRELKRILEKTVSNHRKYWADQLDDALWAYRMAYKTPIGPTPYRLVNGKAYHLPVELERRAYWAIKQLNFDPHLTGQKRKLQLNELDEWQAMAYEDSVHYKEKVKEYLDQHIKQAKHFQARDQVLLFNSRLKLFPGNLKSRWHGPFIVLQVYSYGTIEISHPEKGHLRSMVIT; encoded by the exons ATGGAAGAGATGCCACAAAAACCTGGAACCAAGCTTGAGGTGTTTGACATGTGggggattgacttcatgggtCCATTCCCAATTCTCAGGGTAATAAATTCATTttggtggcagttgactat GTCTTCAAATGTTATGGAGTCTCTCATCAGACTTCAACTTCATATCACCCACAAACAAGAGATCAAGTTGAAATGTCAAAACCGAGAACTAAAGCGAATTTTGGAGAAAACGGTGAGCAATCACAGGAAATATTGGGCGGATCAGCTAGATGATGCACTCTGGGCTTATAGAATGGCCTATAAAACACCTATTGGGCCAACACCTTACAGGTTGGTCAATGGGAAAGCCTATCATTTGCCAGTTGAATTGGAGCGCAGAGCCTATTGGGCTATTAAACAGTTAAATTTTGACCCTCACCTAACTGGGCAGAAGAGAAAGCTCCAattgaatgagttagatgaatggcAAGCTATGGCATATGAGGACTCTGTGCATTACAAGGAAAAAGTGAAAGAGTACCTTGATCAACACATTAAGCAAGCTAAGCACTTCCAAGCAAGGGATCAAGTCCTACTTTTTAATTCCAGGTTAAAACTCTTTCCAGGAAATTTGAAGTCAAGATGGCATGGACCATTCATAGTGTTACAAGTTTATTCTTATGGTACCATCGAGATAAGTCATCCGGAAAAGGGACATTTAAGGTCAATGGTCATCACCTGA